From the Panulirus ornatus isolate Po-2019 chromosome 46, ASM3632096v1, whole genome shotgun sequence genome, one window contains:
- the LOC139763155 gene encoding glutamate receptor ionotropic, delta-1-like produces MGHKFRIVTVPYFPYMDYDRKSRLENNRVTTRDSLDMRLINTFSETLNFTFEIYAEPDRSFGDEQDGVFTGMIGQLQREESDFSTIVAPTPGRLKVVDYLRAYPSDVMVVTSLKPALLPEYLALIRPFSGELWLALVVSVVAWGAILWLLQRVWQWVVGGRWVRLNTALLYGWGALLEQPPSDPSVSMSGRLLVGWWLVFCLVITTGFRSSLIAHLTVQGRSGTLDSFQDLVDQDGWRWATEPWLYRGAAYEYFSKHTDPVVKQIYKGMEVLVADEALRKVSQGGFSLIDFKNYITVIVASRYTDTSGNTPFYISRNGISVLAAFGWGIRKGAPFHQRFIQLMTRLEDAGIIRHWTEVVIARRVRQNRQAAALPTRAGFGNTQQHDSRLVALGLHHLQGAYYLLFLGSGVAFLTLLGENLAHSRSRLQ; encoded by the exons ATGGGTCATAAGTTCAGGATCGTGACAGTGCCGTACTTTCCTTACATGGATTACGATCGTAAGAGCCGCCTGGAGAACAACAGAGTGACGACCAGGGATTCGCTGGATATGAGACTGATAAACACCTTCTCAGAGACACTAAACTTTAC CTTCGAGATCTATGCTGAGCCTGACCGCTCCTTTGGCGACGAGCAGGACGGCGTCTTCACCGGCATGATCGGCCAACTACAGCGCGAGGAGTCGGATTTCTCCACCATAGTGGCGCCCACACCGGGACGACTCAAGGTGGTCGACTACCTCCGGGCGTATCCCTCTGACGTCATGGTGGTCACGTCGCTGAAGCCTGCACTACTGCCTGAATATCTGGCACTGATCAGGCCCTTTTCAG gtGAACTGTGGCTGGcgctggtggtgagtgtggtggcgtGGGGCGCGATCCTGTGGCTGCTGCAGAGGGTGTGGCAATGGGTAGTTGGAGGGCGTTGGGTCAGGCTCAACACCGCCCTACTGTACGGCTGGGGCGCCCTACTGGAGCAGCCGCCATCTGACCCCTCCGTCAGTATGTCAGGAAGA TTGTTGGTGGGATGGTGGCTGGTGTTCTGTCTGGTCATCACCACAGGGTTCCGCTCGTCCTTAATCGCTCACCTGACCGTCCAGGGAAGGTCAGGAACCCTCGATAGCTTCCAGGATCTGGTGGATCAGGACGGCTGGAGGTGGGCCACCGAACCTTGGCTGTACAGAGGAGCAGCTTATGAATACTTCTCCAAACACACCGATCCGGTGGTGAAGCAGATTTATAAAGGAATGGAG GTACTTGTAGCGGACGAGGCCCTGCGGAAGGTGTCTCAGGGTGGCTTCTCCCTGATAGACTTCAAGAACTACATCACTGTCATCGTTGCCTCTCGCTACACCGACACGTCAGGCAACACACCCTTCTACATCAGCAGGAACGGAATATCCGTCTTAGCTGCTTTTGGTTGGGGAATCAG GAAGGGCGCTCCATTTCACCAACGATTCATTCAGCTGATGACCCGCCTGGAGGATGCTGGCATCATAAGGCACTGGACTGAGGTGGTGATAGCTAGACGTGTGAGGCAGAACAGGCAAGCAGCGGCTCTGCCCACCCGAGCTGGCTTCGGGAACACCCAGCAG CACGACAGTCGCCTGGTGGCCCTAGGGCTCCACCACCTGCAAGGGGCGTACTACTTGCTATTCCTTGGGTCCGGTGTGGCCTTCCTCACCCTGCTGGGGGAGAACCTTGCTCACTCCCGCTCCAGGcttcagtaa